Proteins from one Antennarius striatus isolate MH-2024 chromosome 12, ASM4005453v1, whole genome shotgun sequence genomic window:
- the eaf2 gene encoding ELL-associated factor 2, translating to MNGTAYSNFDNQEHVLKLGETFEKHPKSAYHTVRYDFKPASIDTTCEGELEVGKGEQVTITLPNLEGSSAPVTVFKGSKRPYMKECILIVNHDTGEYRLEKLNSNIAVKKTRAEGSSKIHSRLEQQTSRLSQQVKSSTTPTTSSSNKFSSSSKSPPPKEKTSPASSMDDIERELMAEARVMDQMSSGDSSSDSNGSSSSSSDDSSSSSDSEDERAPPPPPANPSMPIITTSTESNSRHQEGGGILMNTLKNDLQLSESGSESDD from the exons ATGAATGGAACAGCTTATTCCAACTTTGACAATCAAGAACATGTCCTGAAACTAGGAGAGACGTTTGAGAAACACCCTAAAAGTGCCTACCATACTGTGCGAT ATGATTTCAAGCCGGCCTCCATCGACACAACCTGTGAAGGAGAGCTTGAAGTGGGCAAAGGAGAGCAAGTCACTATCACTCTGCCCAATCTAGAG GGCTCAAGCGCCCCAGTAACTGTCTTCAAGGGATCCAAGAGGCCGTATATGAAAGAGTGCATCCTCATCGTGAACCATGACACAGGAGAGTACAGGCTGGAGAAACTCAACAGCAACATTGCCGTGAAGAAAACCAG GGCTGAGGGCAGCAGTAAGATCCATTCTCGTCTGGAGCAACAGACCAGTCGTTTGAGCCAGCAGGTGAAGAGTagcaccacccccaccaccagcagTAGCAACAaattctcctccagctccaagAGCCCTCCTCCCAAAGAGAAGACCTCCCCTGCTTCCTCCATGGATGACATCGAGAGAG AGCTGATGGCGGAGGCGCGGGTCATGGACCAGATGAGCAGCGGCGACAGCTCCTCCGACTCCAACGGCTCCTCGTCCTCAAGCAGCGACgacagctccagcagcagcgacTCGGAGGACGAAcgggcgccgccgccgcccccggcCAACCCCAGCatgcccatcatcaccaccagcaCCGAAAGCAACAGCCGCCACCAGGAAGGTGGAGGAATTCTCATGAACACGCTCA AGAACGACCTCCAGCTCAGCGAATCGGGCAGCGAAAGCGACGACTGA
- the wdfy2 gene encoding WD repeat and FYVE domain-containing protein 2 — protein sequence MATENQPQPQARKPCLLSKIEAFQDVVSAAVIIPKEDGVISVSEDRTIRVWLKRDSGQYWPSIYHTVSSQCSCMSFNPETRKLSVGMDTGSICEFILSEDYNKMTPARTYQAHQARVMVVLFVLEMEWLLSTGQDKNFTWHCSESGQQLGTYHTAAWVSGLQFDVETRHAFVGDQSGQVTILKLEQDSCSLVTTFKGHTGNVTALCWDPVQRVLFSGSSDHSIIMWDIGGRKGTAIELQGHNDKIQGLCYASHTRQLISCSSDGGIVIWNMDVMRQETPEWLDSDSCQRCEQPFFWNFKQMWDSKKIGLRQHHCRKCGQAVCGKCSSRRSTIPLMGFEFEVRVCDSCHESITEEDRAPTATFHDSKHGIFYMHYEPTTGNLLTSGTDKVIKLWDMTPVVS from the exons ATGGCGACCGAAAATCAGCCCCAACCGCAGGCGCGGAAGCCATGTCTGCTCAGCAAGATCGAGGCTTTCCAGGATGTTGTGAGCGCGGCGGTCATCATCCCCAAAGAGGACGGGGTGATCAGCGTGTCGGAGGACAG AACGATCCGGGTCTGGCTGAAGAGAGACAGCGGTCAGTACTGGCCCAGCATCTACCACACGGTGTCAT cgCAGTGTTCCTGTATGTCCTTCAACCCGGAGACCAGGAAGCTGTCTGTGGGCATGGATACCGGAAGCATCTGC GAGTTCATCCTGTCAGAAGACTATAACAAGATGACCCCGGCTCGAACGTACCAgg CCCACCAGGCCAGAGTGATGGTGGTGTTGTTCGTGTTGGAGATGGAGTGGCTCCTGAGCACCGGCCAGGACAAGAACTTCACCTGGCACTGCTCAGAAAGTGGCCAGCAGCTGGGGACGTATCACACCGCCGCCTGGGTGTCAGGACTACA GTTCGATGTGGAGACCAGGCACGCCTTTGTGGGGGACCAGTCGGGTCAGGTGACCATCCTGAAGCTGGAGCAGGACAGCTGCAGCCTGGTCACCACATTCAAGGGTCACACCG gTAACGTGACGGCGCTGTGCTGGGACCCGGTCCAGAGGGTGTTGTTCTCTGGCAGCTCCGACCACTCCATCATCATGTGGGACATCGGAGGACGCAAAGGCACCGCCATCGAGCTGCAAGGGCACAA CGACAAGATCCAGGGTTTGTGCTACGCCTCTCACACGCGTCAGCTCATCTCCTGCAGCTCAGACGGAGGCATCGTCATCTGGAACATGGACGTGATGCGACAagag ACTCCGGAGTGGCTGGACAGCGACTCCTGTCAGCGGTGTGAGCAGCCTTTCTTCTGGAACTTCAAACAGATGTGGGACAGCAAGAAGATCGGCTTACGACAG CACCACTGCAGGAAGTGCGGCCAGGCGGTGTGCGGCAAATGCTCGTCCAGACGCTCCACCATCCCCCTCATGGGCTTTGAGTTCGAGGTGCGCGTGTGCGACAGCTGCCACGAGTCCATCACCGAAGAGGA CCGGGCGCCCACGGCGACCTTCCACGACAGCAAACACGGCATCTTTTACATGCACTACGAGCCCACCACCGGAAACCTGCTGACCTCCGGCACGGACAAGGTCATCAAG ctgtGGGACATGACCCCCGTGGTGTCCTGA
- the cyp27a3 gene encoding cytochrome P450 produces MLRRSVVNFGLGVKRPKCGVRSAAVGPGAPRHRDASSVTAAVMDDTVKRKTINDLGGPSLLTSLRWLFIKGYYNKMQQMQIEHRKIYGPLWKSKFGPVVVVNVATPDLIEQVLRQEGRHPVRTDMPHWRSYRELRNQAHGPLTEFGANWQRIRSILNPRMLKPKHVSSYADTVNQVVTDFLRKVAVLRDTGGGGVMVNNLTEELYKFAFEGICSVLFEARMGSLDETMPEETQRFIVSVGEMFRLSQMVILFPQSIWPYLPVWKKFVATWDYLFEVAEVLVQKKVEELQKKVDLHENMEGAYLTHLLLSDQMTVTEILGSITELLLAGVDTTSNTISWSLYLLARNPEIQQQLHQEVTGVCPGDEVPVSKHISQMPFLKAIIRETLRLYPVVPGNARLLVENEIVVGDHLFPTGTLFHLCHYCVSHDETIFPDPQAFQPERWLRGAEEKFKKHPFGSVPFGFGIRACLGRRVAELEMYLLLSRLIKRYEVRPDPTGTTVEPTTRTLLCPAKPINLQFLDRSGT; encoded by the exons ATGCTCCGGAGGTCTGTGGTGAACTTCGGACTCGGAGTGAAGCGACCGAAATGCGGGGTCAGAAGCGCGGCCGTCGGTCCTGGAGCTCCGCGCCACCGTGACGCATCCTCCGTTACCGCCGCCGTCATGGACGACACCGTCAAACGGAAAACCATCAACGACCTGGGGGGACCGAGTCTCCTCACCTCCCTGAGGTGGCTCTTCATCAAGGGCTACTACAACAAGATGCAGCAGATGCAG ATCGAGCACAGGAAGATCTACGGTCCTCTGTGGAAGTCCAAGTTTGGCCCTGTGGTGGTGGTGAACGTGGCCACCCCCGATCTGATCGAGCAGGTGTTGAGGCAGGAGGGGAGGCACCCGGTCCGGACCGACATGCCCCACTGGAGGAGCTACAGGGAGCTGAGGAACCAGGCCCACGGACCCCTGACGGA ATTCGGGGCCAACTGGCAGCGCATCCGCAGCATCCTGAACCCCCGGATGCTGAAGCCCAAACACGTCTCCTCCTACGCCGACACCGTCAACCAGGTGGTGACCGACTTCCTGCGAAAGGTGGCCGTGCTGAGGGACACCGGCGGCGGGGGGGTCATGGTCAACAACCTGACCGAGGAACTCTACAAGTTTGCTTTTGAAG GGATCTGCTCGGTGCTGTTCGAGGCGCGTATGGGCTCCCTGGACGAGACCATGCCGGAGGAGACCCAGCGGTTCATCGTCTCCGTGGGGGAGATGTTCCGGCTGTCCCAGATGGTCATCCTCTTCCCACAATCCATCTGGCCCTACCTGCCCGTCTGGAAGAAGTTTGTGGCTACCTGGGATTATCTCTTCGAAGTTG CTGAAGTTCTGGTGCAGAAGAAAGTGGAGGAGCTCCAGAAGAAGGTGGACCTGCATGAGAACATGGAGGGAGCGTACCTCACACACCTCCTGCTCAGCGACCAGATGACCGTCACCGAGATCCTGGGCAGCATCACCGAACTCCTGCTGGCAGGAGTCGACACG ACCTCCAACACCATCTCGTGGAGTCTTTACCTCCTGGCGAGGAACCCGGagatccagcagcagctccaccaggaGGTGACGGGCGTTTGCCCCGGAGACGAGGTGCCGGTCAGCAAACACATCTCTCAGATGCCGTTCCTGAAGGCCATCATCAGAGAGACGCTACG GTTGTACCCAGTCGTCCCCGGAAACGCCCGACTCCTCGTCGAGAACGAAATCGTGGTGGGAGATCACCTCTTCCCCACAGGG ACGCTGTTTCACTTGTGCCACTACTGCGTGTCCCACGATGAGACCATCTTTCCGGACCCCCAGGCCTTCCAGCCGGAGCGCTGGCTCCGAGGAGCCGAGGAGAAGTTCAAGAAGCATCCGTTTGGGTCGGTGCCGTTCGGCTTTGGGATCCGGGCGTGTTTGGGCCGACGGGTGGCCGAACTGGAGATGTACCTCCTCCTGTCCAGG TTGATCAAACGCTACGAGGTGAGGCCGGATCCGACTGGAACCACGGTGGAACCGACCACCAGGACCCTGCTCTGTCCCGCCAAACCCATCAACCTGCAGTTCCTGGACAGAAGCGGCACGTAG